The sequence ATACCAAAATCTTTCACGCTGCAGTTAAAGTCTTGAGATCTAAGAATGAGATTGTTAAGCTACAAGATGTTAATGGGGGTTTTCAAAGATCTGAAGCTTCAAAGGGTCAAGTTGCTATTTATTACTACAGTAACCTTTTTAAATCTTCCAACTCGGTGGATTATTTTGATCTCCTTTGTGACCTTCTGGCAAGGGTcatgatacactaaaaatgaatccttgctactgtcaagttaacagtggtaattatagtatttgagattcaatccagaggaccagtttactctttactcttatgagttcaatgTCAAGCTGAGAAACAAGTGGGTTTTGAGAATTAATTGCGACAAAAGTAACAAGAATGCCTAGGTAATTTGAATTCAATTTAAATGAAGCTGGCTTAGGGTCAATAATCGGATGTTACTTGCAGAActgaacaactattcaagtgcgATGAAATGCGATCTAGAACTCAGATCACTCAGCTGGAACAACTCACTATCGTGATCTTGATCCCTATGCGAGTCGGTCTTGAATCCTAAGCTCTCGCTTGGAACAAGACGCGAAAGCAAGCTTTAGATGCGAGATctgattagttcacttaataccctaatatctactctcgctgattagggatactaagctcattcaatatatgtcgACTTATCTCCTAACGGTTAGCTAGAGGATTAAATCATAGATCCGACATTAAGTGATCAGTTCAATGCAGGCAGTAAGATCAATATGAATGAAGATAGTTGAGAtcacttatttgtgttcagttcatgcggctaacaccctacaaccctaagcaagcttTGCCTACTACTCAATCATTAAGCAGGATGACACAAACaagatttctgaataatactgcatataaaataagtaaaaagacAAAGGGTTCAGGGAAATCTTCTCGTGAGAatgagagatggagccttctcccttacaagttgcgtAGAATCCAAAAAGCAATTTAGGTTTCTTTGTAAAAACTCGTGTCATCTTAAGAAAACGATAGCCTCCCCTTTTTATAGGGGGCGCTGGTGATAGGGgaataagagaaagagaaagtcgAAAACTAGGGCAAACTCCAGAATAGGAAGTTTCCTTAACGATCGGGAACAGTCTAATGCTTGATCTCTTCTGGAGCAACCCTTGGGTTGTTCTAAATGACTGTTCCATGTTGAATCCTTCAAAACAGCATCTGACTTCCTGAAACTCTCTCCTTTACTCTTTCACCTGTTCCCAACCTGGAATGATGTAAATTAAACAcgaattaggactgaaaatGAGCTCAAAGTGCACATGTAttggtattaaaaacaccacatatcaattcccccagacttagatccttgtttgtcctcgaacaagACCAAGCCTCAAGAgcagggagaaaggtttgaaggAGCGGGAACTCGCTTTGTCTAAATAACCATGCCCTTACCAcacatctctgaaccatacaagctgtAGAATCAGATCGCACACCCTTACCAGAACACCCCACGATTGCTGTTCGAAGATCAGCTCCGTACTCTATATCTCATACCTGAAAAGGTTGCACTATCGAGACAAAACTCCCTTAAGGATCATTTAAGAacagcgtgagcttctcattacaagcactattcagggtagacgggttGATAAGGAATAGGCTGTTTTACGGTGGAGCTGAGAGTGTTTGGTGGTTACCGTGTTTGAGTGCATGCAGGATATCGCGCAAAATAGCAAGAGAGGACGGATCTGTTGAAGCCCACAACCCTTACTCATCTCTGCCTCACGGATTAGGTTGTTCTACAATGTGGATCAATCGTGCCACTGTTCTCCAGCTCTTGACTTCTTTTCATTCCTCCAAAATCTGCACCCACTTCTTGCTCACCCTTTTCCAGCAGCATGCATCTCGAATCTTCCCTCTCcatcataaataaattaaagcattttttttttttttttcagggatAGAGATGGAGAGAGGTATCGGGACGAATGATTTGCAGCCGCTGGGGGTCTATCCTCTGTTTCTCACGGGGTGCCATTGTTCCATGCGCTTTCGACTGTTCCTCTCTTTAAGGATTGATCTTGTCGACTGTTCTCATGCGCTTTTGACTGTTCCTTTCTTTTAGGATTGATCTCGTCGACTGCTCTGAGTGTCAGGCGTTAACGAGTAAGGGGTTGTGTCAATCCTATCCTCTCCggcctttttgcacatatctgcacatatgacttTGAAAAACAGAGTGCATGAGGGTGAAAATAAAGGCTTAGGTAGAAGGTTGGAACTAGCTAAAAATGAGCTAGCcgctcaggatcagcaagattggtaaaaagaataagaagtcctgagcgttggtctcgtttccctgatctagtgcccataacaagaagaatttcagtcaagattaggttcaagttaggaggagttgagtctacccagtgtaacctgatcggatGAGAGCTTCTGGAGAGTCAAATGAGATGGGTCgaagggtgttccaggtccaagtATGGGCTCTTtcatcactgctaaggtcactggataagaatgttagagcacgaggtggttaaaagaatatatcacaAGGTCCTCATTCCCACAAGAGTTTTAACTGACTCGATCCTAAACTGACTCGATAAAACATCCAAATGACGCAAGGACTGactcaaaaacaaagaaatagaGTTTCAGCACACAGtgcttcccccagacttaatcGACACCATCCCTGGTGGAAATGAAACTGAGGTCAGCCAAAAAGCAACACagcataaaacattaaaaataaaaataacaagttCAGATGGATAGAACAATGGATAGAGGATAGTCCTTGCGGACTCAGTCGGACTCGCCGCTCTCGGCTGGGTCAAGGGATCGCCTGTTGCGCGAGCGATGAACCTCCTCTGAAGAAGGACCAGTTCCCATGGGTTCCTTGCCGGGACGGTGAGATCTTGGTGGGCGATCTGTCGTGGACTGGCGCTGGTCGCTCCCTCCAATGCATCCCCCAGTGATGAGGTGGAGTATCCTCCGCATGAGGCTGTTGTTCTTTCGCTGCGAGTCCACCATCCAGCGTCTGTAAGCGTGATCATCGGTTACATCAGCGAGCTCTCCGAGGTCGTACGATGGGTCGGCTTCAGGGGTGACGTCCTCAACATCATCCATGTTTTCATCAGGGACCGCAGCACGTGGATCAGTGCAAAGGAGCTCGGGGGGAGGAAGAAACCGTATGTTCTCAAACACACTGAACCTGGTGATCTCGGGGTGAGGCAGTTTGGTGAATAGTTGAGTACCGGCTTTATCGAAAAAGCTGTAGGTCTCTTCATCTCGCATGATGTGGCACGCCATTAGGTACCTGATGTCGAGGTACTGGACCTCCTTGTTGACGCTGTATTTGGTGAGATCAATGCCGAAATGCTTGAAAAGCGGTGTGAGCAGGCTGCCGCTCCTGTCTTTCTTCTTCGAGCCGTGCATAAGGCACTGTCGCCGCTCGCATATCATGGTGATGAAGTTGAAACCGGGATTCGTCTTAACCCTTTGAATGGGAATTCCGGAACCAGAGGCGCGAATTTCATCCTCAATACCAGTGTACAGGGTTTGCAGCTCCCCGTTGGTGACCTTCGATGTCAGATCCTTGGCGAACAGGAGGTTCGAGATGATCTTCGCGATGACACGAAGCGCGGGGTTCCGAATCTGCGACTGGTAGACCTTCCCTGCTGTGAAGTTCCCATTTGCAATGCAGTCCCAAAAGGCGTTAgagggagagaactttttcgcCACCGCTACCCCCTTCGGTTCAGCGGCCATCTCATAGATTTCATTGAGCTTGTCGAGGGACAAGCGACAGTACTCTCCATCCGCCATGAAAGAGAACGAGCAGTTGGCGTAGGAGGGTGCGTCGGAATCCTCGTAGGTGATCGTGGCCGTGGCGAGCATCTGGCGAACAAGGTCTGGATAGAGCTCGTGCGATGTGTAGCACAGAGGAGCAATCCCGATGGCGTGCAGCGTTTCGAATACATCCTCGTCGATCCCAAGATCAGCCAAAGTTTCTGTGTGGCAGAAACGAGTGGGTAGCATGTCAACTCGGAGGAGGGCGTTGTAACGAGCTGCTGTCCCCTTATCCCACCCCTCGCAATTGAAGTCCAGGAGCAATGGGCTGTCGAGATCAATCAGTTCACCCTCTTGCTCGCGGGGCCATGGGTAGGAGGCGGACGTTTGTTGCTGCACTTGCGGGGGTGGCGTGCTGCACGTGGCTCTCGTTCGCTTGGCGGATTGCTTAGTTCTTGCCATCTACAAGGCAAACAAGATGAAGCATTAGTTCTATTATGTCACACAGAAGAAATGGAATCGAGGTATTCCCATCTCTCCTTGTGCAAACTGCAAACCGCTGTTCACTTCAACAAATTTCAACCAAATCAAACTCAAATCGCAATCGTGaaataggagagtgttcatattCTAAATCAACCCTAACAGCACGAGGGGAGATCGATATCAAGTGGTTAAACAAGAATCGATCTATGAAAGCGGTTTAGAAATGAAATTGCAAACCGAGTTTGTTGCGATTTGGTTGGGATTGTCGGGTCTCTTACCTGTGGAAACTGGTGAAGTGATctgcaaaaacagagagaactcGAGATTCCAAACGAATGAGAAGCAAAACCACTTAAAACGGTTGAGAATCAAAGATTTGGTGGTTTGTTTAGAGGAAATCGCAAGTGGGGGATCAGTGTACGGCGGACTGAAAGGGAAAGTGAAGGGTGAAGCCTTAAATAGGCAAAACCCTAACTGTCCCGAAATTatcctctttatttttttttttattttttttttttttttttggtcggaACACTTACCTGGAACAGTCGATGGGTTGTTCTAGCAGAAGAACAGTCCGTTGGTTGTTCTGAGTGAAGAGTCCG is a genomic window of Brassica napus cultivar Da-Ae chromosome A2, Da-Ae, whole genome shotgun sequence containing:
- the LOC111199717 gene encoding uncharacterized protein LOC111199717; translated protein: MARTKQSAKRTRATCSTPPPQVQQQTSASYPWPREQEGELIDLDSPLLLDFNCEGWDKGTAARYNALLRVDMLPTRFCHTETLADLGIDEDVFETLHAIGIAPLCYTSHELYPDLVRQMLATATITYEDSDAPSYANCSFSFMADGEYCRLSLDKLNEIYEMAAEPKGVAVAKKFSPSNAFWDCIANGNFTAGKVYQSQIRNPALRVIAKIISNLLFAKDLTSKVTNGELQTLYTGIEDEIRASGSGIPIQRVKTNPGFNFITMICERRQCLMHGSKKKDRSGSLLTPLFKHFGIDLTKYSVNKEVQYLDIRYLMACHIMRDEETYSFFDKAGTQLFTKLPHPEITRFSVFENIRFLPPPELLCTDPRAAVPDENMDDVEDVTPEADPSYDLGELADVTDDHAYRRWMVDSQRKNNSLMRRILHLITGGCIGGSDQRQSTTDRPPRSHRPGKEPMGTGPSSEEVHRSRNRRSLDPAESGESD